In Haliaeetus albicilla chromosome 22, bHalAlb1.1, whole genome shotgun sequence, the genomic window GGTTAAcggatgtcgtggtttaaccccagccagcaactaagcaccgcgcagctgctcactcactcccccccatccagtcggatgggggagaaaatcgggaaaaagaagtaaaactcatgggttgaggtaagaacggtttaatagaacagaaaagaagaaactaataatgataatgataacactaataaaatgacaacagtagtaataaaaggattggaatgtacaaatgatgcgcagtgcaattgctcaccacccgcggaccaacacccagttagtccccgagtggcgattccccacccccacttcccagttcctatactagatgggacgtcccatggtatggaatacaccgttggccagtttgggtcaggtgccctggctgtgtcctgtgccaacttcttgtgcccctccagctttctcgctggctgggcatgagaagctgaaaaatccttgactttagtctaaacactactgagcaacaactgaaaacatcagtgttatcaacattcttcccatactgaactcaaaacatagcactgtaccagctactagaaagacagttaactctatcccagctgaaaccaggacaacggAAAGCACTGTGTGTGAGGGAGACAGGTTCGTCCTGCTGGCACTAACCAGTTCAGTGGTCTGGAAATAGAGAAATAATCCTTTAACAGGCAATGGGATCTTGCAATGCCAACTGACAGACTGTAAGTCCAGAATTAGAAGATATAAAAGTGCTGACTGAAGCTGCCTGCTAACAACAGCAagtttttttcatcctttcagACTTTCTGCAGTTGAAagttctaaaattaatcaaggTTCAAAGTCTGGATATTCTTGTGGCACAAAGCTCATCCAGAATGCTTTTGTCAAATGAGTGTCTTGTGTATAGAGGAGTGGATTCACTGGCTACCTAAAAAAGCTGTTCTGATCAAATCTGTGTTCTAAAAATCTTTTAGGGTGAGAAAAATGCTACTCTCTTTATGCCCATGCTCTTTTTTGTTGTCAGAGAAGCCTTGTTAAAATGCTAGGCTTGTGTTACGATGGTAGTCAGATCCTGTAATTTGAGTACTCTCCCCATCCTTTTACTGTATGAAGCTAAGCTGTTCTGAGAAAACAAGAATCTTGATCCAAGTTTCAGAATCTCCAAAGTTAATTACTTGGTGGAATTTGTATTGCTTGATCTGTGCATCGTGTGGCATAACCCACTGCAGGGAAATTATTACAAACTAGTAGATACTGCAATAAGTACCTATAATAACAAACTGAACCATTTCTTAGAATGGCATGCATGTGACCCTGAAAAATTAGTGTAAGCCATCTCTGTGAACTATGAATTTCTAATTATATAGGCAGCAGGAATGATGCCTCAGTAGCAAAATTCAGCCTTTCTTGTATTAGTGCCAAATGGGCATGTGAACGGAAGCTTAGGAAGTTTTTAAAACTGGCTATTCTTTATATAGGTGCCTAAATGGGGATTTAGTTCCCTAAATGTGTCTTTATGTGTTAGAATATTGTGCCCTAAGTGACTTCATCCCTGAATTGCAGGCCAGGGATTGTATGGAACAAAGCACTTGTCAGCGTTTTAAGGCCCCAAACTGTATCTGATGGAACTTATCTTGGAGAAAAGCTACTTAGTTCAATGACAGTCCTTCATCTCttgcaggagcagctgagaaTTACATTTGGGGCACAAAATTTTGGGGACTGAGAGCTAATTTCTACGCACTATGagttaaaaaaatgccatttgagTGCAACACACTGAGAgtatcaggaaaaaatattttgatacgCAAGTTTCTTTGTCGTTGTTTCAAGGGGGATCTAAAGCATCACCCTCTTGTTCCTTCACACCGGCTGTCAAGAGACTCATGACACCATCTGTCTGCATCTGAAAGCCTGAGCTGGGAGCAGATGGTAGAGACACAGACTGCAGAGGACAGACATAATGCATAGAGAGAGTTCaggagaaatgttttcagttctgctttatCTGACATGCTCTTGATACATCAACTTGGCTTAACGCCTGCACAGTTACGAAAATCAGACTTTTCTAAAAACTATAATAAGACAAAACCAGTACAATACCTGTCCTCAATAGCATGGggtttccccccaccccccaccacaGTGTGCAGTTCCTGGTGTTTCAGCTCAGGTCTGATTTTTTTAGTAGTTGTTCATGAGAAGGATTTCCTACATGCTGGCCATCTCAACAATCTGCAACTACTTGCAGGTACCTGTAGGAAAACTGGAATTTCCTGGAAAgcttatttcaattattttctgttcaaaTTGAAAAAGAACAACTCCAACACGACTGCTTAACTTTTTCATGGAAAAGGTCAGTCTTTATTGTATTGCTTTCACAGCTGTACATAGGAACATAAGCTTAAACAATCTGCAAAGTATCTTGTATTAGATAATGAATCCACCTGACATATAAAATTCACTCTCTGATCTATTTCAAAACTCAcgatttaaataaaatatctttctaGCACAGTTCTTGCCGTAATACTGCCCTGAACAGAACCTCCTTGCAGTCACTCTTGTGTATTTTCCCCTGAGAGAGCACTGTCTTTCAACTACTGGCTGGTAGAGTTTTCAATGTGTGATTGTAAAACTTGCTTAAGCAGTATGTAGAGTGTGTCCATATGGGTGACATGGTATTTATTCAAAAGTTTATCAAATCTGAGTAACATCTTGATTTTCTGTTATAACAGAACATAGTTTATACTATTTGTTCATACAGTCCATCCCCAAATTACCTATGGAAGCCCAGTATGGTGCATGAATCACTGCAGTTAGTGCACACTCCAGAGGCAATGACCATGGAGAAAAGTCACACAACTGACAAGGTGTGATGACAACTCTTCTTGTTGTCCCCTTGTCCTTCTTTTCatctctgtatttcagagtATAGTGTCTTTGCATGACTTGATCCATTAACCTGGTCATAATCCATTTCAGGTGTTTAATGaatctgtttaaaagaaaacacataaaatacAGAGTAACCCTCTATACCTAAAATGAACAGAGAAGTTGCTGTCTAGGTTAGATATAGTACCATGCCATtgacttctttaaaaacaaaacaaaacaaaacaaaaacccaaacctgttgAAAACTATGGATGATAATTCTTTGAGAAGTAAAGGCCTGAACAACCTTTCTGAGAAATCAATGTAACAGTCCCTGTTAATGTCAAAGCACACTAGTCCTTAGTGTAATTTTAACAGAGGCATGAAGATATTAGTGTGAGGGGTATAAAAATAAGCTGTCAACCACAGCCCATCACATCAATCAGTAAGGGTTACTCTTAAGAGACTGCAACCAGCTGTGACATACAGTGGGATAGCCTATTTTATGCTAGGTTTGACATCATTACACCTACctattaaaactgatttttgaaCTGGCTACAGTTTTCTTAACCAGATACTGTTCATTagactgttgttattttttgtaTAATTGTGTTAAGTCTCGCCTATGTTTGATGTAGCCTCTGATTTTGgtcactttctctttttcttctttagagtCACTTTGTTCAAAGCATTTTGGATCCACTGGTAAGTAGTTACAGAGTTAAATAACATGTTGGTCTTAGTGACAAGAATAAATTACTGTTATATTGCTTTATGCCAGTTTATCTAATTTGCCTTGACTGCATCAAAGTATCCGACAGCTGTTAAGAGGTGATTTTTTACTATCATCAGATGTGAACAAGGGCTGAGAAGCCTTCTTTAAGTAGAACCAGAGCTGTGGATTATGGAGATGCTGGGCACTAGTGACTGTATCCATTTGGTCTTGTGACTTTACAGATGACTAATTAATATAGCGTAGAATGGTGCAGCTCTGAGAGGGGATGATTGCCTGGGGATGAATCTGTGCTGAAGAAGAGTCGAGGTACAGAAGACCAAGAGGAggtcccctgcctgcctgcagctccgGAGATCTCCTGCGCTGTGTGGAGCAAGTCTCTGAAAGGAcagctcttccctccttcccctttaTAGGAATTACAGGCCTGCGCAGCGTGGAAAGGCAGGCGACCCTACGCAGTAACGGCGCCAATCTGGCTGTATAATGGGAAGGGAGTTTGTGGTACAAAGCCATAGCACACCTGCTAACGGATCTGCTTTAAGCATGGAGCTCTATGAAAAGGCTCTCACTGGGCTGCAGGGCAAAACACAGCCTCTCTCCTGTTCTTCACTTTCTGGGCTTGGAGCAGAGGCTCAGCAGATTGTATGTCAGGTTGTCTGGCACAAGGGGTCTCGAGGCGGGACGGCTGCCACCATTCCAGGTGCAGAAGGCGTAACAGAATCTGCGAGGAGtctgaatgaaaaatgaaacgCCATGGCACATGTTCTGCGTGAGCATGGACAGACTGAGGAATATGGTATCATTAACAAAGGCGTGACAAGAAGCCAAAAGCAAACAGGTTGACACAGTACTGGGGGAAACGTTCTTCTATGGATTGAAAGCAGATTAAGAGATTGGAAGCCAGGAGTAAGCCTTGGTAGGAAAGAAGTCAGTAGCAGGGTATACCAGGGACCAACTTTTATTCAACATCACCATTAGTGACCCAGAGAAGAGAGTGAACAGAGAAATCTTCAAGACTGCAGAAAATAAGCTCTTCCAGGTATTCAGATGCTGTACTGATAGCAAGGAACTCCAGAAGGATTCCCTAACATTGGGCAAAATGTGGCGGGTTTGGAAAGTATTTGCTAAAGGGCTGGGCAGCAACGTGCCCTCTAACATGCCTCATTCTACTACTGTGAATTCTGGAAAGCACAAAGAGAACGGACTGCAGATTTTGGTCAAGGTCATGTGCTGTCCCCGAGAGCATCCGCTGCCCCTGTCAGAGGCAGAACACAGGGCTGGGTGATTGTGGTCTGACTCATCGTGACATTTCGTACGTTCCTGTGTGCCACTTACTGCAGATGCTAGGTCAGAAACAAGAAGCACTTTTGTGTCCAGTGAGGTATTTCTGTCAAATGTCTATCCACTACAGTACCCTGCTAACAGTAATCGTATGCTCAAAATCCTCTCTCAAACTAAGAAcaagaaaaggggaaacaggAGCTCTAACAGGTTATTCATTTTATGTTTATCTGATCGCTTCCCAAGTTAAACCAAAAACTTCGATCTACAGCAGACAGTTCAGGGAGATTGTTAGTATTCTGCATTGTAGATCAAATTCTAGGCTGACTTAAAAATAGCACAGCAAAATGTATCATCGGGCCTGTATAAAGTATAGTATAAAGTGAAGTATAAAGCTGTCTAATGGAAGTTTCAAATATTGCTATAGAGCTGCTAGTCTAAGACTGCAATTTGTAGTGGCAGATATTAAATGGGATGTGAATGATACAATTAATCAGGATATTCAATCTTGCCTTTCTATTCAGCTGATTAGAAGCCTGTCCTTTGAATTTCATGTGAACctaatttttaacagaaaatttcaaatatttcaaaaaaaaatggaaaatgaaaaggtagcaattatttttaaaatctcagaacTGAAGTCTTCCAATAGGCTAAAAGACACCTGTAAGCATTTAACAGTACAGCTGTTATAGCATAACTCTAGCATTAGAAGAAAATCAGTCATGGTATTTTTGTTAATTCTGTCTGTGAAGTTATTGTTCTTCACAATTCAGGCTGGACCAAAGGAAACACAGTGACTCTGTTTCACATCCTGACATtgtctgctttctgtttcctgACTTTCTGCAAGAGCGTGCTTCACATCTCATGGCCTATTTGAGCTCTACTGTCTGAGCAAGTCTCaggtctttttttctggctcttCAAAGAGTATACAGCTTTAGGTCTATAAACTGAGCTACAGCTTTACCCAGCAATAGATCATTCAGTGCACATCATAATTTTCCATTACACCATTATTTTCCATATATGGCTGCTGTAAGTCTTTACCCATTTTATCACATATATTAGAAATATGCTTGTGTCCTCAGAGAGCATCATCCAACCTattcagctattttttttcccaagtttatGGCCAAAGTATGAAAACTcagctgggaagagaaagacagtTTGACAGTTTCcctgaagaaatggaaagatttaGCCACTTCTATGTACTATTTAATTCTTTGAGACAGTTGTACTCCATATAAACTAGAATCATCACAAGGGGACAAATGCAAAGAGTTGGACTGGCCAAATATACAAACTAGATGTCTCTAAACAAAAGATTCTTCTCTTCTATTTTAGGACTGCTAGTTGCTAGCTGAACTACAGTGTTCACTTTGCCCCTCCTCCAGAGGAAACAAACATGAAGAATTAAATTGGATTTGTTTCTTAATTCCTTTGACAGCTTAAAACTAGTAATTCGCTATTGCCACCTATTGAAGCAAGTTGATTACAGTGAGCTTCATTTTTGTAGGGAAGaactacagaaattatttttttaaattattctttaaaatcaCTTGTGGCTGGGGCTTTTAACACATGAAATACTCACGCCTGAACTATTTCTATCCTAAATTGAATGTATCTTTATTTTCTATGCctcattttaattaatgttaTTAACAGCAGCTTTTGGAAAACCTGCCTCCTCTCTTTGAATTATATAAATGAATACATTTGGTAGAAAATCACTTAGGACCGTCCATGGCTGTGGTTAATGAGTCTGTATGGACAGTTCATCAGTTAACCACAATTTTGTCTTCCTTCCATCTAGGATGGAATTCCTGTTAAGAAGAGTCAGAGTATAAAAGTTTCTTGAAAGCAGAGCTATGAGGTGAGTTTGAGTACTCAActtcaattaattttaataacatCTAAGAATTCAAAACAGAGTTCTGAAAATCACAGCTATTGCTCTTAATCCTGTTATTACTGTAACTCATGTAAAATAGCTGACTGATATCATTCACGGAGTCAACaagctaccttttttttttttattttacatggaGATTTCTATAAATAAGGGAAGAGCATAGTGAAAAATGGCAAGGTAAAATAAGTAATGGATCACTGTgctcattatttttaagattcAGAGTCTGTAATGGAAGAAGTCAGGAGGTGGGTTCTGATGCGTTTACGTGTATCCTGACACTGCTACTGGTAACATTCTTCTGCTGTGTTCCTTACGTGGCATCTCTTAGAGAGATGGAACGGAGGCACAAATGAGTTAAGCTCACAGAAGACATCAGTGGCAGACAAAGGAAGGAGTCCAGCGTGCTGATTTCCCTCTCCTCTGGGCCATGCTGTCTCTTATAGACACTGAGCCTGCATTTCTAATTGGCACTATATTGATGAGTTAGTGAGTAAAGCTATTTCTTTGATTCAGGATTTAGATGCTGGCATTCAGCAGAAGTGCTGAGTCACAAGTTTTTGAGTGCTGGATTCTGCCCACTGAAGACATTCATCATAATTCACCTtgatgaaaaaatacagataatgcTTGTACTGTAAGATTAAATAAACCCAGTATTTCctattcagttttcattattgATTacttttgctcattttctttctgattagAGTACTTCACGATGAGTCACATCTGATTTTAAGAAAGTACAAGGAGAACAGTCGTATCACCTTATTCCAGGGGATTTCAAATATAATAAAGAACCTGGCACACTCACACTAAAACAGTAGATGACATGAGCAAGCTCAATTCTGCTCAGTTTACACAGATTGATTTCTCAATTTGAGTAGGATAGGAAGCTTCTTTGAGCTGCTTAGTTGTCCACCTTCAATCTCTGCCACCATTATGCTCAGAAACCTGCACATAATTTTGCTCCTATTGAGTTTATTCAAGTGAGGATTTTGCTGCAAGAGAGAACAGAGCTTTTCTGATCCACatgctcttttatttttacatctaAATTAGCCTTTCCACATTTTGCAGGATCACCTCTTGGGATTTGCCCCCTTTGTTTTCCTGTCATGAGTGCCACTCATCCTGGGTGCAAGGCATTGCTTTCTAAATGCAAGGAGCACACTGCAAGGTTTCAGCTAAGGCTAATCATAGCTTTTTAGATCTCAGTAATCACTGGTGAGTCACATGAAGAACACTCCTCTTATATTTAATGCAAAGAGTATGCCtatgtatttttcatctctGCTGGTAAAACTGAGACCCATTCTTCCTGCAGTGTCTGGTGAATCCTCAGCACTTCTGGGTCTAAATGAACAGGGCAGGTGCGCAGCCTTCCTCGGCCTACGGAGAGCATGGGTTAACACTCATGCAGAACTTGGGTCACTGCAGGCTAGGCACCAAAGGGATTTAAATCTTCCCTTTCAGTGCCTTACTTCTGctcccaaagcagaaaacacagctcCAAATTAGGGCCCTCTTCTGCCTGCCTTGCTAGGGAGCTGGTGACAAAGAATGGCACAGAACAGTGAAGAAACCTGTAACCAGGATATTAACACAAATTCCTTTTCATGGTGACATGCTGAGTCTTTGCCTGGTAGCTAAATAATTATGCAATTTGTGGCCTGATTGCTGCGTGCATAAATATTACTGAACATATAAATAGATGAAGCACAGTAATAGTATATTTTTTGCTCTCTTATTAATAATTGATCTAACTTTAGGGATTTGTGATTTGATTCTCAGTGGAAACCACCATCTAACATGACAGCCTCCAAATTAAAGGATCAAGGCTGGAGCTGGTACCTGTGCAGAGCTCTATTAGCTCAAGGTGGATATGGACTGAGACTTAATTCTGAGCTTTGTGAAGACCTCTGCATTTTGATTTCTACATACGGAGGTGACACGGTTTTATAGTTAGAACATCAAGAGGTTTGCAGAGCTGCTTATCCTAGTAGtatgaaggaaaattttaagaaGCCCATTTATTCTATGCTGAACAGAATTGTGCTCAGACCCTACACTCTATCAAACTATGTGTTCATATAGTAGGAAAAATCCACTGAGGAAAATGATGTCTGTTGTTCTCCTTAGGTCTTCCTGAAAACTAGATGCAACTCATCATGACAAATCCTAGTCAGCAAAAAAGTgattacaaacattttttttaatccctgtaTTAGATGGTGTTGGAGGATGGGGTTTGGGGAAAggtattttgggggaaaaaatggctAGGGCCTTTTGCACCAAAGATTTTGCTTAAATTTCTATTAGTTTTTATGAATTTCCTTCCTGGAATACAGAGCATGTGTGTTATTTGCCCAGCTgaaaagggaggagaggagataGCCACAAAAGTAGCCAGAAGTGTTTTGTGGGGAGTTTAGTTCTGCTCCAGACTTTCTATTCTAGCAGAAGTGATTCTAATCTAGCTGCTTGGGATGGACCACCAAAAGTTGGCATGGAGACTTTCATTTGCAGTAACTATATGCAGTGGGATTTCTTCAGTAGCAACAAAGatctgttccccccccccacgcacACTTGTTATGCTCCCATGTGCCTTTGACCAAGCTTTGTTCAGCTGTGTTTGTGCAATCAATGTTACTCCAACACcaaaaatttccatttcttccttctaagCTATTGACCAAAATCACCTACTATTGCTTTATATGGAATCTGAATAGAAATATTTAGGAGATAGTTTTAACCTGTATGAAAGACAGCACTACAGgaaaggtttgtttgttttttttttagattagaagactgattaaaatagcTTGATGTTAAAAGGTATTTGTATAGTATGTTCACCAAGGTTATGTCTGTAACCTTACAGCAGAATTTCCTATTATTTCCCTCatttcaaatagaaaataaaaaggtatcctgaactgtttttcaaatttacagacaatattttgctaaaatttCTACTGGCAGATTTGctaacacattttaatttaaactgtGAATGTTTTCATTACCATACATTTGGCACAGAAAGTCCTAGCTAGAAATAGTGATTTTCTTCCCAACTGCATTccactgttttaaaatgctaaatCCTTACAACATTTCCAGAGTTTTAGTATCACTCAAAAGTGCAACAATAAATTGATCAAGCAAACCCTCGGGCTACGATTAACGTGAGAGGAACGGTGAGCTCGGAAGGTTTCTTATTATCTGAGACAGAGGTTTTAAAGGGCATCTGATTAAGATGCGTTTCCGTCCCGAGTACGGTCTctgaattttaataaatatgaGCCTGGATGTTCATTTAGATTCGGAGCTGCTTTCAAGACCGCATTAGCAAAGCTGTGGACCCGCTGTAAACATTAACCCCGAGCCTGACAGCTGCAGTGCCTCACCGCTGTGAAAATCGGTCCCTGGGGAAAGACACTCTCCTGGCTGCGCAGCAGAGGACACGCAgctgtgtgcgtgtgtgtgtcccGCCGGGCTCTGCGTGGGGGTGTCGGGCGGGAGGaggcgccggggccgggccgggcagcgcTCAGCGCCCCGCAGGCAGCGCGGCCCCGGCCCTCGCCGCCCGCCAAGCTCGCCCGTGCGACCAGCTGCGGCCGTTCCCTGCctccgccccccgccgccgtccCGGGGAGCGCCGTCCCCAGCCCGGCGCGGCGGGCCCGCGCTGGGagggcggccgggcgggcggaGCGGCGCCGGGAGCGCCCCGCGGGCCGCTGCCCGGGACGAGCCCGAGGAAATGACTTACTTGCCTTGCGAGCCCTCTGCGTCTCCGCGGCCCTGCCCGGCGGCAGCGGGtcccgggccccccccccgccccgccgcgcctcTGCAACGGGGGGAGGCGGGGCGGCATGTGGAAGGGAAGGTGCTGTCCAGAAGGAGCCGAGACGCAGCGAGGGCATCCCGGGGCCGCGGCGGTCCCCGAGCTACGGCCATGCCGGGACagccggccccagccccgcgccgGGCGGCGTCACCCCGCAGTCGCTTCGGAGCGCCCCGGGGCGTCACTCCAAGTAGCCATCAAAGACATCCAGCTCGCTGTCCGTCTCGTAGAGCACGGAGCCAGGGTCGGAGAGCACCCCCAGATCCACCAGAGCCTGGTCCATATCCTCGGGCAGGAAGACGATGCCTACATTGAGAACGATGTACTCCATCAGGAAGGCATAGTACAGGATCAGCACGTTGACAAAGAACAAGCCCACGTAAAACATATAGGGTAGCACCAGCAGCGCATGGAAGGCCCAGGACTCCAGCGAATCCAGACGTGCCGAGACCGCGGCGGGCATGCAGCCGTGCGGGGCTGCGGCGGGCTccggcggcgggggcagcgGGCGCCGCAGCGGGCACCGACCTGCCCGGCCGGCGTGGGGGACGGGAGggggcgggcggcagcggcgggcgcCGGCGCGGAGCCGGGAGCGGGGCGCGCAGGACCGCACTCCGCAGGCCCGGTGGCCGGAAAGGGCAAAACCCCCGAGCCGGAGCCGGATCCGGACCGCGGGAAGAGGCGAGCCCCGCAGGGGCGCGGAGGCGGCACAGCCGCAGAGCGGGCCGGCTCGGTCCCTTCCCTccccg contains:
- the DEXI gene encoding dexamethasone-induced protein — encoded protein: MPAAVSARLDSLESWAFHALLVLPYMFYVGLFFVNVLILYYAFLMEYIVLNVGIVFLPEDMDQALVDLGVLSDPGSVLYETDSELDVFDGYLE